A single window of Eucalyptus grandis isolate ANBG69807.140 chromosome 1, ASM1654582v1, whole genome shotgun sequence DNA harbors:
- the LOC104436027 gene encoding uncharacterized protein LOC104436027 — translation MRRLLLACLFFVICSKVLSSESESALRPAHDHYKLREGESSATLDLIIKTEERRHQRKTEERDYQNNQGEVQKVHLKSVNKAKAVYGSTTAKKNHSGAPVNVLHASFLSAAVGPVIAGLVTVTLFF, via the exons ATGAGGAGACTACTACTTGCATGCCTCTTTTTCGTCATCTGCAGCAAGGTTCTCTCTTCCGAATCTGAAAGCGCTCTCAGACCAGCCCATGATCATTACAAGCTGAGAGAGGGGGAAAGTTCAG CTACCCTTGACTTGATCATTAAAACCGAAGAGAGACGACATCAAAGGAAAACCGAAGAGAGGGACTACCAAAACAATCAGGGGGAAGTCCAGAAAGTTCATCTGAAAAGTGTCAACAAAGCAAAGGCCGTTTATGGTAGCACGACAGCTAAAAAGAATCACAGCGGTGCACCCGTCAACGTGCTTCATGCTTCTTTCCTGTCTGCAGCAGTAGGACCAGTAATAGCTGGACTCGTCACCGTGACTCTGTTCTTCTAA
- the LOC104436028 gene encoding UPF0057 membrane protein At4g30660 translates to MPSGCAIFCEILIAILLPPLGVCFRHGCCSVEFWICVLLTILGYIPGIIYALYAIVFVNRDEFFDEYRRPLYAPA, encoded by the exons ATGCCGAGCGGGTGCGCGATCTTCTGCGAAATCCTCATCGCCATCCTGCTCCCTCCCCTGGGCGTCTGCTTCAGGCATGGTTGCTGCAGC GTTGAGTTCTGGATCTGTGTGTTGCTGACGATCCTGGGTTACATCCCGGGAATCATATACGCGCTCTATGCGATCGTGTTCGTCAACCGCGATGAGTTCTTCGACGAGTACCGGCGTCCGCTTTATGCTCCAGCCTAG
- the LOC104436029 gene encoding uncharacterized protein LOC104436029, producing MEFKYRAGASASRPQPVVPRPSRAGFFSDEAWRVDYPGTRNLRPHLNCDFNAMRDPYLVRETIQREIEKQKIREEIIASEVARRQMLEEEVRRELMLERQMVLRSAGDGLPFEGKSTMWFGFNRGHPALHRLESRAMEDHLAFFGHNAVDMSPLIRSPEATPTEIKPELNKDRLIMLPRPDPNLSNAKRKASTSPVDADELSTFSQKKKTKEEWTCALCQVSATSEKGLKEHLEGKKHKTKEASLARKIGKEGTTESRVNQELKDSKMLSRPKMAQNLENTEGSRKKNFQFWCAMCQIGAFSVTVMESHQKGKKHIARLQELGQADEAGCAAVSRASATSDTEQNVSPDVTTAYGAKHPERDAKEPNEATEK from the exons ATGGAGTTTAAGTACCGAGCCGGCGCTTCCGCTTCCAGGCCTCAGCCCGTCGTCCCTCGTCCCTCCCGCGCCGGTTTCTTCTCGGACGAAGCATGGCGag TTGATTATCCGGGGACTCGCAACTTAAGACCCCACTTGAACTGCGACTTTAACGCGATGCGGGACCCTTATCTAGTCCGGGAAACTATCCAGAGGGAGATCGAGAAGCAGAAAATTCGGGAGGAGATCATTGCCTCGGAGGTTGCCCGGCGGCAGATGCTCGAAGAAGAGGTGAGGAGGGAGTTGATGTTGGAGCGACAGATGGTGCTGCGGAGCGCTGGCGATGGATTGCCTTTCGAAGGGAAATCGACAATGTGGTTCGGCTTTAACCGAGGACATCCTGCTTTGCACCGGCTTGAAAGCCGTGCCATGGAGGATCACCTGGCATTTTTTGGTCATAATGCAGTTGATATGTCACCTTTGATTCGGTCTCCCGAAGCTACACCGACTGAGATTAAGCCTGAACTTAATAAGGATAGACTGATAATGCTG CCTAGACCGGATCCAAATCTCTCCAACGCCAAAAGAAAAGCTTCAACATCTCCAGTTGATGCAGATGAATTGTCCACATttagtcaaaagaagaagaccaaGGAGGAGTGGACATGTGCACTTTGCCAGGTCAGTGCTACAAGCGAGAAGGGTTTGAAAGAACATCTCGAAGGGAAGAAGCACAAGACTAAAGAAGCTTCTTTAGCTCGGAAAATTGGCAAGGAAGGGACCACTGAATCACGAGTAAACCAAGAGCTTAAGGATTCGAAGATGCTTAGCAGGCCGAAAATGGCGCAGAATTTGGAGAACACAGAAGgttcaagaaagaagaatttcCAGTTTTGGTGTGCGATGTGCCAAATTGGGGCGTTCTCCGTGACAGTAATGGAGAGTcatcaaaaggggaaaaagcaCATTGCTCGTCTACAAGAACTGGGTCAAGCTGACGAAGCTGGCTGTGCTGCCGTGTCCAGAGCATCCGCCACCTCCGACACAGAACAAAATGTTTCTCCCGATGTCACCACTGCATACGGTGCGAAACATCCTGAAAGGGACGCAAAGGAGCCAAACGAGGCAACTGAGAAATGA
- the LOC104436030 gene encoding uncharacterized protein LOC104436030 isoform X2 has product MSLLKIQESGTSTRVSCRTTKIWKRFLRRRCKYLMENQLSSPQQPQQPQQPQQPLRRAKRKNIEIKSDNLTKARNTAPKGSAQGKSASALDLKKRGKVKNGRKAALQNPLPLLNAKEERTIVGREAAFHNSARSLDLNERDLIGSAREVAPTPAFDMHHRERLRAGREVTKRNPTPVFDLNQISTEELQINDQQPRAEEVNRSLGTGEGEELNNDVKLSSFRSKNTVNGLSKVGKRKISWQDQVALRV; this is encoded by the exons ATGTCGCTCCTGAAGATCCAAGAATCAGGTACAAGCACCAGAGTCTCATGCAGGACTACCAAGATctggaaaag ATTCTTAAGGCGACGATGCAAGTACTTAATGGAGAACCAGCTCTCATCTCCACAACAGCCGCAACAGCCACAACAGCCACAACAGCCACTTAGACGAGCGAAACgtaaaaatatagaaataaaaagtgaTAACCTCACAAAGGCTAGGAATACAGCACCAAAGGGGTCTGCTCAAGGAAAATCTGCTTCAGCTCTTGATctaaagaaaagggggaaagtCAAGAATGGAAGGAAAGCAGCCTTGCAAAATCCCCTGCCACTTTTAAATGCGAAAGAGGAGAGAACCATTGTTGGGAGGGAAGCTGCGTTCCACAACTCTGCACGAAGTTTGGACTTGAACGAGAGGGATTTGATTGGTAGTGCGCGGGAAGTGGCTCCCACCCCAGCTTTTGATATGCATCATAGGGAGAGGCTTCGTGCGGGAAGAGAAGTTACCAAGAGAAACCCCACTCCCGTCTTTGATTTAAACCAGATTTCG ACAGAGGAGTTGCAGATCAATGATCAGCAGCCAAGAGCTGAAGAAGTAAATAGAAGTTTAGGCACAGGGGAAGGTGAGGAGCTCAATAATGATGTGAAATTATCGAGTTTTAGGAGTAAGAATACTGTGAATGGGCTTAGCAAGgtagggaagaggaagatctcgTGGCAAGATCAGGTGGCTTTAAGAGTTTGA
- the LOC104436030 gene encoding uncharacterized protein LOC104436030 isoform X1, which yields MKKMKGLAVMESSPYVAPEDPRIRYKHQSLMQDYQDLEKETNAMKKKMEMLKQHKFTLLDEVQFLRRRCKYLMENQLSSPQQPQQPQQPQQPLRRAKRKNIEIKSDNLTKARNTAPKGSAQGKSASALDLKKRGKVKNGRKAALQNPLPLLNAKEERTIVGREAAFHNSARSLDLNERDLIGSAREVAPTPAFDMHHRERLRAGREVTKRNPTPVFDLNQISTEELQINDQQPRAEEVNRSLGTGEGEELNNDVKLSSFRSKNTVNGLSKVGKRKISWQDQVALRV from the exons atgaagaagatgaaagggTTGGCTGTTATGGAGTCTTCTCCATATGTCGCTCCTGAAGATCCAAGAATCAGGTACAAGCACCAGAGTCTCATGCAGGACTACCAAGATctggaaaag GAAACAAATGCCATgaaaaagaagatggagatgctgAAACAGCACAAATTTACACTGTTAGATGAAGTCCA ATTCTTAAGGCGACGATGCAAGTACTTAATGGAGAACCAGCTCTCATCTCCACAACAGCCGCAACAGCCACAACAGCCACAACAGCCACTTAGACGAGCGAAACgtaaaaatatagaaataaaaagtgaTAACCTCACAAAGGCTAGGAATACAGCACCAAAGGGGTCTGCTCAAGGAAAATCTGCTTCAGCTCTTGATctaaagaaaagggggaaagtCAAGAATGGAAGGAAAGCAGCCTTGCAAAATCCCCTGCCACTTTTAAATGCGAAAGAGGAGAGAACCATTGTTGGGAGGGAAGCTGCGTTCCACAACTCTGCACGAAGTTTGGACTTGAACGAGAGGGATTTGATTGGTAGTGCGCGGGAAGTGGCTCCCACCCCAGCTTTTGATATGCATCATAGGGAGAGGCTTCGTGCGGGAAGAGAAGTTACCAAGAGAAACCCCACTCCCGTCTTTGATTTAAACCAGATTTCG ACAGAGGAGTTGCAGATCAATGATCAGCAGCCAAGAGCTGAAGAAGTAAATAGAAGTTTAGGCACAGGGGAAGGTGAGGAGCTCAATAATGATGTGAAATTATCGAGTTTTAGGAGTAAGAATACTGTGAATGGGCTTAGCAAGgtagggaagaggaagatctcgTGGCAAGATCAGGTGGCTTTAAGAGTTTGA